The region GAAGACGATGATTATCTTAGAGGTGGAGATGATGGAGATGAATTATATGGAGAAAGTGGAGATGATTTATTAAAAGGAGAAGATGGCGATGATATTTTAGTTGGAGGTTTAGGTAAAGATGATTTATATGGTGGAAGTGGTAATGATGTATTTAGATTAACTGCAGGAAGTGGTTATGACAGAATAAGAGATTTTGAAAAAGGAGAAGATAAAATCGACAAAGCAGATTTTGTTGTTAGAGAATTAGGTATTTTTAATAGTGGCAAAAATATTAAGGTCTATACAAATGAAAATAAAAGTGATTTATTGGCAATAATTTATAACCATAACTTAGACGATGGATCAATATCTGATTTTATTTTTTAAGCCGAAGTCATAGAGTTTTTAAGTCATAAATAAGTATGAATAGTTTTATTTCTT is a window of Prochlorococcus marinus str. SB DNA encoding:
- a CDS encoding M10 family metallopeptidase C-terminal domain-containing protein, yielding EDDDYLRGGDDGDELYGESGDDLLKGEDGDDILVGGLGKDDLYGGSGNDVFRLTAGSGYDRIRDFEKGEDKIDKADFVVRELGIFNSGKNIKVYTNENKSDLLAIIYNHNLDDGSISDFIF